One genomic segment of Rubripirellula amarantea includes these proteins:
- the nadB gene encoding L-aspartate oxidase, whose protein sequence is MFTPRYLLPFDSQRAYHRYTDMLVIGGGLAGLRAANAAGINQNVLVVTKDVLRESNSNYAQGGIAGVLDPDDCFESHVSDTLAAGGNLCDHDVVDMVIREGPRRIEELVRWGTQFDSSDGEFLLGREGGHSRERIVHARGDATGAEIMRAVIEKTRKAKNIEIWENSFTVDLLTYEGRCHGAIIVDHHGQPVMVWAKETVLCTGGAGQVYRESTNPSVATGDGTSLAYRAGVELRDMEFVQFHPTVLYIAGSSRSLITEAVRGEGAHLVDAAGHRFMPEYDDRAELAPRDVVSQAIIRQMDKTKHSNVYLDLSHLDADMVRGRFPGIAEACGKFGLDITSDRIPVRPGAHYIIGGVAVDRQGRTSMPGLWAAGEVTSSGLHGANRLASNSLLEGLVYGAHAGEAASRSAAEKPHLLTALPISQPVHKSGEAFDVADVRVSLKSLMGRLASVERNAEGLREASDSIRSFAAYVMQHQFTDVEGWELQNLLLTASCIVEAALVRTESRGVHFRSDFPKPDDENWRRHLKIRVDVEGGHPRVGEKLEPTERTEATFSVKD, encoded by the coding sequence ATGTTCACGCCGCGCTATCTGTTGCCGTTTGACTCGCAAAGAGCGTACCACCGCTATACCGATATGCTGGTTATCGGTGGTGGTTTGGCTGGACTGCGTGCAGCCAATGCGGCGGGAATTAACCAAAACGTGTTGGTCGTCACGAAAGATGTACTCCGCGAATCCAACAGCAACTACGCCCAGGGCGGGATTGCTGGCGTGCTTGATCCTGATGACTGCTTTGAATCGCATGTTTCAGACACCCTTGCCGCGGGCGGCAACCTGTGTGACCACGATGTCGTCGACATGGTTATCCGAGAGGGGCCGCGTCGAATCGAGGAACTTGTCCGTTGGGGCACTCAGTTCGATTCATCAGACGGTGAGTTTTTGCTTGGTCGCGAAGGCGGTCACTCGCGTGAGCGAATCGTTCATGCTCGAGGTGACGCCACCGGCGCCGAGATCATGCGAGCAGTGATCGAGAAAACTCGCAAAGCCAAGAATATCGAAATCTGGGAAAACTCCTTTACCGTCGATTTGTTGACGTACGAAGGCCGTTGCCACGGCGCAATTATCGTTGACCATCATGGGCAACCAGTAATGGTCTGGGCCAAAGAAACAGTGCTTTGCACCGGTGGTGCAGGACAGGTTTATCGCGAGTCCACCAATCCATCCGTCGCTACGGGCGACGGAACGTCGCTGGCCTACCGTGCTGGTGTGGAACTGCGTGACATGGAGTTCGTTCAATTTCATCCGACGGTGCTGTACATCGCTGGTTCGTCTCGATCGTTGATCACCGAAGCCGTTCGCGGTGAAGGTGCTCATTTGGTAGACGCGGCAGGCCACCGGTTCATGCCTGAGTATGACGATCGCGCCGAACTGGCGCCTCGCGATGTGGTCAGTCAGGCAATCATTCGACAAATGGACAAGACCAAACACTCCAACGTCTATCTTGATTTATCGCACTTAGATGCGGATATGGTACGAGGACGTTTTCCCGGTATCGCAGAAGCGTGTGGCAAGTTTGGGCTCGACATCACAAGTGATCGTATTCCCGTGCGCCCCGGTGCGCACTACATCATTGGTGGCGTTGCTGTTGATCGACAAGGACGCACCAGCATGCCGGGCCTATGGGCGGCGGGCGAAGTTACCAGCAGCGGACTGCACGGAGCCAATCGGCTCGCCAGCAATAGTTTGCTCGAGGGATTAGTTTACGGGGCTCATGCTGGTGAAGCAGCGTCTCGATCGGCGGCTGAGAAACCGCACTTACTCACCGCGTTGCCGATATCCCAACCCGTTCACAAAAGTGGCGAAGCGTTCGACGTCGCCGACGTTCGTGTGTCGCTGAAGAGCTTGATGGGCCGGTTGGCTAGCGTCGAAAGAAACGCGGAAGGCCTGCGAGAGGCTTCGGATTCCATTCGATCGTTCGCCGCCTATGTCATGCAGCATCAATTTACCGATGTCGAAGGTTGGGAGCTGCAGAATCTATTGTTGACGGCATCGTGCATTGTCGAAGCAGCACTGGTGCGAACGGAATCACGCGGAGTTCACTTCCGGTCTGACTTTCCCAAACCAGACGATGAGAATTGGCGACGTCATTTGAAGATTCGCGTCGACGTCGAAGGCGGTCATCCGCGAGTTGGTGAGAAGCTCGAGCCGACCGAACGCACTGAAGCGACCTTCAGCGTCAAAGATTGA
- the queF gene encoding preQ(1) synthase — protein MSDQDDFRSVLETFPNPNPGRNFTIEHHCPEFTSVCPKTGQPDYGTIVFTYVPDEVCVELKSLKMYLQRFRNEGIFYEAVTNRIMDDFLAVVNPRSASVESRWTPRGGLHSNIVIRYPDT, from the coding sequence TTGAGTGACCAAGACGATTTTCGATCCGTATTGGAAACATTCCCCAATCCCAACCCGGGTCGGAATTTTACGATCGAGCACCATTGCCCCGAGTTTACTTCGGTATGCCCCAAAACGGGACAGCCCGACTACGGGACCATCGTGTTCACATATGTGCCAGACGAAGTATGTGTCGAATTGAAGAGTTTGAAAATGTACCTGCAGCGGTTTCGCAATGAAGGAATCTTCTACGAAGCCGTGACGAACCGGATCATGGACGACTTTTTGGCCGTGGTGAATCCTCGCAGTGCATCCGTAGAAAGCCGTTGGACCCCTCGCGGTGGCTTGCACAGCAACATTGTGATTCGGTATCCCGATACTTGA
- a CDS encoding YbaB/EbfC family nucleoid-associated protein, with protein MFKGLGNLGNIASMMGSLQSLPQKLEELNERMKSETVTASSGCGRVTVSMNGVGHVQSLKVDPELQGAEMEEAIVDATNAAGAAAKQLFASAMSHMTQEMDLNLPGMDNILSSLTGGG; from the coding sequence ATGTTCAAAGGACTTGGCAACCTCGGCAATATCGCGTCGATGATGGGCTCGCTACAAAGCCTGCCTCAGAAACTCGAAGAGCTCAACGAACGAATGAAATCTGAAACGGTGACCGCGAGCAGTGGTTGCGGTCGCGTGACGGTTTCCATGAACGGCGTCGGCCATGTCCAATCGCTAAAGGTCGATCCCGAATTGCAGGGTGCCGAGATGGAAGAAGCCATCGTCGACGCGACGAATGCGGCCGGCGCCGCAGCCAAGCAATTGTTTGCGTCAGCCATGTCGCATATGACCCAGGAAATGGACCTGAACCTTCCCGGCATGGATAATATCTTGTCCTCGCTGACCGGTGGCGGCTGA
- the serS gene encoding serine--tRNA ligase has product MLDRKFIIQNPKLVADNCAARGTSCEVDAIIKLEQQRLEKLQLTEDLNRQANETSKLIPKAADNDARQTLITKGRELREAKDAAQTAHDELDAQILALQSELPNMTHPDVPVGGEDDCKELSFGKTAKRNFDFTPLDHVALGEKHDLFDFEAGARVSGAGFYFLKNEAVRLDLALQQYTISLLADRGFTPVSTPDLALTHILQGIGFNPRGPETQIYSIEDTELNLVGTAEITLGGMMAGQTIDAEKLPLLLCGLSHCFRTEAGAAGRASKGLYRVHQFSKVEMFAFTTPEQSDATHEKLRELECEIFDALEVPYRVIDTASGDLGGPAYRKFDLEAWMPGRAEIAEGQPTTGEVGAWGEVTSTSNCTDYQARRLNVRMKKSGEKGTQFVHTLNGTAVATGRAMIAILENHQQADGTIQVPNVLQPWVGTDVIGR; this is encoded by the coding sequence ATGCTTGATCGTAAGTTCATCATTCAAAACCCCAAACTAGTCGCTGACAACTGCGCTGCGCGGGGAACGTCATGCGAAGTCGACGCGATCATCAAGCTCGAACAACAAAGACTCGAAAAGCTGCAGCTTACCGAAGACCTCAATCGCCAAGCCAACGAAACGAGCAAGCTGATCCCCAAGGCTGCGGACAACGATGCACGCCAAACCTTGATCACCAAGGGACGCGAACTTCGTGAAGCCAAAGACGCCGCTCAAACCGCTCATGACGAATTGGATGCGCAGATTTTGGCGTTGCAGTCTGAACTTCCCAACATGACTCACCCTGATGTTCCCGTCGGCGGCGAAGACGACTGCAAGGAATTGTCTTTCGGCAAGACAGCCAAACGTAACTTTGATTTCACACCACTGGATCATGTCGCACTTGGCGAGAAGCACGATTTGTTCGACTTCGAAGCTGGCGCTCGGGTCAGTGGTGCGGGATTCTATTTCCTGAAGAACGAGGCCGTGCGTCTGGACCTTGCGTTGCAGCAATACACGATCAGCTTGCTGGCGGATCGCGGATTCACGCCCGTATCAACGCCCGACCTCGCATTGACTCATATCTTGCAAGGCATTGGATTCAATCCGCGTGGTCCTGAAACTCAAATCTATAGCATCGAAGACACAGAGCTTAACTTAGTTGGCACGGCGGAAATTACGCTCGGCGGCATGATGGCTGGCCAAACGATCGATGCCGAAAAGTTGCCCCTACTCTTGTGTGGGCTAAGCCATTGCTTCCGCACCGAAGCTGGAGCTGCTGGCCGAGCATCCAAGGGACTCTATCGAGTGCATCAGTTCAGCAAGGTGGAAATGTTTGCGTTTACCACCCCCGAGCAAAGCGACGCCACTCACGAAAAACTTCGAGAACTCGAATGCGAGATCTTTGATGCCCTTGAAGTCCCTTACCGAGTGATTGATACCGCATCGGGCGACCTGGGCGGCCCCGCCTATCGCAAGTTTGACCTCGAAGCATGGATGCCCGGACGTGCCGAGATCGCTGAGGGCCAGCCTACCACAGGCGAAGTCGGTGCCTGGGGCGAAGTCACCAGCACTAGCAATTGCACGGATTACCAAGCTCGTCGACTCAACGTTCGGATGAAGAAATCGGGCGAAAAAGGAACGCAGTTTGTTCACACGCTTAACGGAACTGCGGTCGCAACCGGTCGGGCAATGATCGCGATCCTCGAAAACCACCAGCAGGCCGACGGAACCATTCAAGTTCCTAATGTGCTTCAACCTTGGGTCGGCACCGATGTGATCGGCCGTTGA
- a CDS encoding NAD-dependent epimerase/dehydratase family protein, with product MRIFVTGGTGLLGNNILRLLTESSHELVSFVRSHPHDNESIKAVFEGIETSFAHGDLGDAAFVDQAISQCDAVIHSAGMIHLGWTKLDEAMSVNRDVTRVIVDACIKHKVPLVHIGTVDTLAVGSRKQVADEETPLDHAGGQIECTYVTSKRAGVQEVLNGVERTLQCVIVHPGFMLGPWDWKPSSGRMIVEVSKAWRPIAPSGGASVCDSRDVAAGTISAMQHLMNGSIPNGRQYILAGENWTYFELWRNFAKRNSQRGPIMPAGPAQRWIAQMYGDMASKFSGTENDINSAAVKMSSQFHWHSSKRAHDELGYRIRDPHESIEASIQWLSEHGYLAR from the coding sequence ATGCGAATATTCGTCACAGGCGGCACAGGTCTTCTGGGCAACAATATCCTAAGACTGCTGACCGAATCGTCACATGAATTGGTGTCGTTCGTCCGAAGTCATCCCCACGACAACGAATCCATCAAAGCGGTCTTTGAAGGTATCGAGACCTCATTCGCCCACGGCGATTTGGGTGACGCGGCTTTCGTGGATCAAGCGATCAGCCAGTGTGACGCGGTGATCCATTCGGCCGGCATGATCCATCTGGGTTGGACCAAGCTCGACGAAGCGATGTCCGTTAATCGCGATGTCACACGCGTAATCGTCGATGCGTGCATCAAGCACAAGGTACCTTTGGTTCACATCGGAACAGTCGACACATTAGCAGTCGGAAGTCGCAAGCAAGTTGCTGATGAAGAAACCCCACTGGATCATGCAGGTGGACAAATCGAATGCACCTATGTGACCAGCAAGCGTGCGGGCGTCCAAGAAGTGCTCAACGGTGTTGAACGAACATTGCAATGCGTGATTGTTCACCCCGGATTCATGCTCGGCCCATGGGATTGGAAGCCCAGCAGCGGACGAATGATCGTCGAAGTGAGTAAAGCGTGGCGTCCAATCGCACCATCGGGTGGCGCGTCAGTGTGCGATAGTCGTGACGTCGCCGCCGGAACGATCAGTGCGATGCAACACTTGATGAATGGCTCCATCCCCAATGGACGGCAATACATCTTGGCCGGCGAGAATTGGACCTACTTCGAACTTTGGCGAAATTTTGCCAAACGCAATTCCCAGCGTGGGCCGATCATGCCCGCTGGGCCCGCTCAACGATGGATCGCCCAGATGTACGGTGATATGGCGTCGAAGTTTTCCGGAACCGAAAACGATATCAACAGTGCTGCGGTCAAGATGAGCAGCCAATTCCATTGGCATTCGAGCAAGCGTGCGCATGACGAGTTGGGTTATCGTATCCGAGATCCCCATGAATCCATCGAAGCGAGCATCCAATGGCTAAGTGAACACGGCTACCTGGCGCGCTAG
- a CDS encoding CDP-alcohol phosphatidyltransferase family protein gives MSELKGSIRSASADTDSQLPGDGEHDEKFSTRQQQAHERRIKRQQKRKRRREATLSVLPTLLTLGNGVCGLAAIAVAMSVNLQWDLETKLMVAGVLIFGGMLFDALDGSAARMTGQESEFGAQLDSLCDAITFGTAPAVLVWRYNSMELLPLKLTWGIGVLFALCVLIRLARFNVETGEDDTHEGFEGLPSPAAAGTIAAFAIAVHELASYIPSTEATDDTVATQPADTVIWLAEMALHAFHYVIPCLALVLAFLMVSRFQYPHIFQQLIRGRRSPHQIGQALFILIGAFLIHGLVLPLAFCYYAFRSPMEGLIKRVRERSRPAPEGS, from the coding sequence ATGAGCGAGTTGAAAGGCAGCATTCGCTCGGCCAGTGCCGACACGGATTCGCAGTTGCCTGGCGATGGCGAGCACGACGAGAAATTCTCGACTCGCCAACAACAAGCCCACGAACGTCGAATCAAACGCCAACAAAAGCGAAAACGGCGGCGAGAGGCGACGCTTTCGGTCCTGCCCACCCTGCTCACGCTTGGCAACGGGGTCTGCGGACTGGCCGCCATCGCGGTCGCAATGAGCGTTAATTTGCAGTGGGACTTGGAGACCAAGTTGATGGTCGCCGGCGTGTTGATCTTCGGTGGCATGTTATTTGACGCACTCGACGGATCGGCGGCACGAATGACGGGCCAAGAGAGTGAATTTGGCGCTCAGTTAGACAGTCTCTGCGACGCGATCACTTTCGGGACGGCTCCGGCTGTGTTGGTTTGGCGATATAATTCGATGGAATTGCTGCCGCTAAAATTGACCTGGGGGATCGGTGTGCTTTTCGCGTTATGCGTGCTGATTCGACTTGCTCGATTTAATGTCGAAACGGGCGAAGACGACACTCACGAGGGCTTCGAAGGACTACCCAGTCCTGCTGCAGCAGGCACGATTGCTGCGTTCGCGATCGCGGTTCATGAACTTGCTTCGTACATTCCCAGCACCGAGGCAACCGACGACACAGTGGCCACACAACCGGCGGACACAGTCATCTGGCTTGCGGAAATGGCCCTGCACGCATTCCATTACGTTATCCCTTGTTTGGCACTAGTACTTGCGTTCTTGATGGTGTCACGATTCCAATATCCTCATATCTTTCAACAACTTATTCGTGGGCGTCGTTCACCACACCAAATTGGGCAAGCTCTTTTCATCTTGATCGGAGCGTTCCTGATTCACGGGTTGGTCCTACCGTTAGCGTTCTGCTACTACGCCTTTCGATCACCCATGGAAGGACTGATTAAACGAGTTCGCGAGCGATCGCGTCCCGCCCCCGAGGGTTCCTAA
- a CDS encoding TIM barrel protein, translated as MTFPILISGFADEAANEKLAVQQYSAFAAVGLRYYSIRFIDAGDGIKNVMGLSDAEIQHLVKMQADYGLSVSSIGSPIGKVKLLDIDDGTSNKYVPFDKYLAEDVSIACDRAEAFGSKLIRGFAFYHPKGTNPEDHVDQVSDQLSAIADACDKRGLTFGLEVEANLVGQTGQLLEQIAAKVNHPAMLTIFDGANIVTQGFTADETYGQYLAMKPSLGWVHIKDYHDPSPTGRISHVDEASLSNFVPADVGDSGHEAILRDMKDFLPELHARMTARGADGVFLDLEPHVKGGGQFGGFSGPDGFGVALRGLCNVLDYVGIDYSLRSFADIKSS; from the coding sequence ATGACTTTCCCGATTCTTATCAGCGGCTTTGCCGACGAAGCTGCCAACGAAAAACTAGCCGTCCAACAGTATTCTGCCTTCGCGGCTGTCGGACTTAGGTACTACTCCATTCGCTTTATCGATGCTGGCGATGGCATCAAGAATGTGATGGGATTGTCCGATGCTGAAATTCAGCACCTAGTGAAGATGCAGGCTGATTACGGACTTAGCGTTAGCAGCATTGGTTCGCCGATTGGAAAGGTTAAGCTTCTCGACATCGATGATGGCACATCCAATAAGTACGTTCCCTTCGATAAATACCTAGCCGAGGACGTATCGATTGCCTGTGATCGTGCGGAAGCATTTGGATCGAAACTGATTCGCGGCTTTGCGTTCTATCATCCCAAAGGTACGAATCCGGAAGATCATGTTGATCAAGTGAGTGATCAGCTCAGTGCGATCGCCGATGCTTGCGATAAGCGAGGCCTGACGTTCGGACTTGAAGTGGAGGCCAACCTAGTCGGCCAGACTGGTCAACTGCTTGAACAGATCGCGGCGAAGGTAAATCACCCCGCGATGCTCACCATTTTCGACGGTGCCAACATTGTCACTCAAGGCTTCACCGCTGACGAAACGTACGGCCAGTACTTAGCTATGAAGCCATCGTTGGGATGGGTTCATATCAAGGATTACCACGATCCTTCGCCAACCGGGCGAATCAGTCATGTTGACGAGGCCAGCCTGAGCAATTTTGTTCCTGCGGATGTTGGCGATAGCGGCCATGAAGCAATTCTGCGTGACATGAAAGACTTCCTTCCTGAATTGCACGCTCGTATGACGGCGCGTGGAGCCGACGGTGTGTTCTTGGATCTTGAACCGCATGTGAAGGGCGGCGGACAGTTTGGTGGCTTTAGTGGTCCCGACGGCTTCGGTGTTGCGTTACGTGGGCTCTGCAATGTCCTTGATTATGTCGGGATTGATTATTCGCTTCGATCATTCGCGGACATCAAGTCATCGTGA
- a CDS encoding exopolysaccharide biosynthesis polyprenyl glycosylphosphotransferase gives METHLPPTLPIASGSLPLHADGAASIVAPVVGPVATPVANPGIGPGIEPSIAPAYQPGISGRLPSNGHSEFAPAAIPAANDSFPGMDAMAGEPSEFHSVEAVVEHCTAPRPSHRLNWDYTLQSLRTGLPLLAIDMAMTTLSLLVAGFLVNYSQGYGLHSRLYPQIPAWLIFQWGLMSLHQLYPGAGVAAVSELRGIARSAAMTCLCLSSMNMIFGQLPRIEFAIFVVSAGFVVMLLPVSRHIARVLLAKTSWWGIRTLLIGTRSQCQKLCEMIQSRRESGLVIAGYVCNHQEYLEASDDDPNMLGAGFDAQRVACDHHAPVAALASQEAEHLAPRLVFQFPSLIWLDQSAVMQETSDPIGAFNRRLNVPFLRFTPRLLKRALDLAIVIPGLIVLAIPMAVIALLIKFYSPGPIIYGSSRVGQHGRRFKMWKFRSMVPNADEVLQKRLDSDPAARAEWDKDQKLKNDPRIIPGVGRIMRSCSLDELPQLWNVLMGQMSLVGPRPVPPGEIVKYQNHYYQYSQMWPGITGLWQVSGRNDTSFETRVFLVHHYAANWSLWLDAWILVKTPMTVITRKGAY, from the coding sequence GTGGAAACACATCTTCCGCCTACTTTGCCGATCGCTTCAGGTAGTCTCCCGCTACATGCTGACGGAGCGGCTTCGATTGTTGCGCCAGTTGTTGGGCCAGTCGCTACGCCCGTTGCGAATCCAGGTATTGGACCGGGTATTGAGCCAAGCATCGCACCAGCATATCAGCCTGGAATATCCGGACGTTTGCCGTCGAACGGGCATTCCGAGTTTGCTCCGGCGGCGATTCCCGCTGCCAACGATTCGTTTCCTGGCATGGACGCGATGGCGGGCGAACCCTCGGAATTTCACAGTGTTGAAGCGGTTGTCGAGCATTGCACCGCGCCGCGGCCAAGTCATCGACTGAATTGGGACTACACACTGCAGTCATTGCGGACGGGGTTGCCATTGCTCGCCATTGACATGGCAATGACCACACTTTCATTGCTGGTTGCGGGCTTCTTGGTTAACTATTCGCAAGGATACGGACTCCACAGCCGTCTGTATCCTCAGATTCCTGCATGGTTAATTTTCCAGTGGGGATTGATGTCGCTGCATCAGCTCTATCCTGGCGCCGGTGTGGCCGCGGTCAGCGAACTACGTGGGATTGCAAGATCTGCGGCAATGACCTGCCTGTGCTTGTCGTCCATGAATATGATCTTTGGCCAATTACCTCGGATCGAGTTTGCAATCTTCGTGGTGAGTGCAGGTTTCGTCGTGATGTTGTTGCCGGTGTCGCGACACATCGCGCGGGTGTTGCTTGCGAAAACGTCCTGGTGGGGCATTCGCACGTTGCTGATTGGGACTCGCAGTCAGTGCCAAAAGCTATGTGAAATGATTCAGTCGCGACGCGAGTCGGGATTGGTGATCGCCGGTTACGTTTGCAACCACCAAGAGTACCTTGAAGCGAGCGACGACGATCCCAATATGTTGGGTGCAGGATTTGATGCTCAGCGAGTTGCTTGCGACCACCACGCACCGGTGGCAGCCCTAGCGTCTCAGGAAGCCGAACACTTGGCTCCGCGTTTGGTCTTTCAGTTTCCTTCGCTGATTTGGCTCGATCAATCGGCAGTGATGCAGGAAACATCTGATCCCATTGGCGCGTTCAACCGCCGACTCAATGTTCCGTTCTTGCGCTTCACACCAAGATTGCTCAAGCGAGCGTTGGACTTGGCGATTGTGATTCCAGGACTAATCGTGTTGGCCATTCCGATGGCTGTGATCGCTTTGTTGATCAAGTTCTATTCACCCGGACCAATCATCTACGGCAGCTCGCGAGTGGGACAGCACGGTCGACGCTTCAAAATGTGGAAGTTCCGCTCGATGGTTCCCAACGCGGACGAAGTGCTTCAGAAGCGATTGGATTCGGATCCCGCCGCGCGAGCTGAATGGGATAAGGATCAAAAACTTAAGAACGACCCTCGCATTATTCCTGGCGTTGGTCGGATCATGCGGTCATGCAGCCTCGACGAACTGCCCCAGCTTTGGAACGTGCTGATGGGTCAAATGAGTCTGGTAGGCCCACGTCCGGTGCCACCGGGTGAGATCGTCAAATACCAGAATCACTATTATCAGTACAGCCAAATGTGGCCGGGGATTACAGGGCTGTGGCAAGTATCAGGGCGAAATGACACGTCATTCGAGACACGCGTGTTCCTCGTTCACCACTACGCAGCCAATTGGTCGCTGTGGCTTGATGCTTGGATTCTGGTGAAGACCCCAATGACCGTCATAACCCGCAAGGGCGCTTACTAA
- a CDS encoding SlyX family protein, translating to MDEDRITKLEVSVGHLQRLFDQLNEVVTEQAMRADRMYRKISELERQLKESKDKTPDSPPSLEDEKPPHY from the coding sequence ATGGACGAAGACCGGATCACGAAGCTTGAAGTCAGCGTCGGTCATCTGCAGCGTTTGTTCGATCAGTTGAACGAGGTGGTGACGGAGCAAGCGATGCGTGCTGATCGTATGTACCGAAAGATCAGCGAACTGGAACGTCAGCTCAAGGAGTCGAAGGATAAGACTCCTGATTCGCCACCCAGCTTAGAAGATGAAAAGCCGCCGCACTATTGA
- a CDS encoding 7-carboxy-7-deazaguanine synthase QueE, with product MDNSQESQFSQASAGPTRGTDLEDRESPSGIAQLKVSERFVSRQGEGRLTGVESFFIRTSGCNLRCHFCDTPYASWNPQGDLTKVDDLVLAALKTGLTHVVLTGGEPMLPKEIVGLTQKLREVGLHITIETAGTIDRDVECDLMSISPKLASSTPSADKHPRWNALHSQRRMPIDAMRRLIDRSDEFQLKFVVTSADDFNEIEEVVSALQTQPNDVWIMPEGVTNEAMDKATAWLNPLCEARGYQYCDRMQIRWYGNRRGT from the coding sequence ATGGACAACTCACAAGAATCTCAATTCTCGCAGGCCAGCGCTGGACCGACCAGGGGGACTGATCTAGAAGATCGCGAAAGCCCGTCGGGGATAGCGCAATTGAAGGTTTCTGAGCGCTTCGTTAGTCGGCAAGGTGAAGGCCGGCTTACGGGAGTCGAGAGCTTTTTCATTCGTACGAGCGGCTGTAATTTGCGTTGCCACTTCTGCGACACACCCTACGCTTCCTGGAATCCGCAGGGCGACCTGACCAAGGTAGACGACTTGGTTCTCGCGGCGCTGAAGACGGGCTTGACGCACGTGGTGTTAACAGGCGGTGAACCCATGCTGCCGAAAGAGATCGTTGGATTAACCCAAAAACTCCGAGAAGTGGGTTTGCATATCACGATCGAGACCGCGGGAACGATCGATCGCGACGTGGAATGCGACCTGATGTCGATCAGCCCCAAGTTGGCTTCAAGTACCCCCAGCGCCGACAAACACCCTCGGTGGAATGCTTTGCATTCCCAGCGACGGATGCCGATCGATGCCATGCGTCGTCTCATCGATCGTTCAGACGAATTCCAACTTAAGTTTGTCGTCACCTCGGCGGACGACTTCAACGAGATCGAGGAAGTTGTTTCAGCCCTGCAAACGCAACCCAACGATGTTTGGATCATGCCCGAAGGCGTGACCAACGAGGCAATGGACAAGGCGACCGCCTGGCTGAATCCGTTGTGTGAAGCTCGCGGCTATCAGTACTGCGACCGAATGCAAATTCGTTGGTATGGCAACCGCAGAGGAACTTAA
- a CDS encoding class I SAM-dependent methyltransferase yields MSGASLAEKDTDSSGVKNSTKKIPEPHSSPFYNRLVPTYQAFWPAVARRRIIATIESLSIPPDSKVLEVGVGTGMSLDSYPHNISLTGVDLSEAMLAEAQNLINEKGYQHINVLPMNAENLEFPDSSFDMVMSFHTISVVSDPRKMMSEIVRVCKPGGRILLINHFRSENPLIARVVDSAGNITKRLGWRTDLNIDEVISDLPLRLDDCYKTSKLSLFTVMKATCKPELATA; encoded by the coding sequence ATGAGTGGTGCTTCGCTTGCCGAAAAGGATACCGATTCAAGCGGTGTCAAAAACTCGACCAAGAAAATTCCTGAACCTCACAGCAGTCCCTTCTATAACCGCCTTGTACCGACCTACCAAGCATTTTGGCCGGCGGTCGCTCGGCGCCGCATCATTGCAACGATCGAATCGTTAAGCATTCCTCCGGATTCGAAGGTTCTTGAAGTCGGTGTGGGAACTGGCATGTCGCTCGACAGCTACCCGCACAACATTTCGTTGACCGGCGTTGATTTGTCCGAGGCCATGCTGGCCGAAGCGCAAAACCTAATTAACGAAAAGGGCTACCAACATATCAACGTGTTGCCCATGAATGCAGAGAACTTAGAGTTCCCTGATTCATCGTTCGACATGGTCATGTCCTTTCATACCATCAGCGTTGTCTCGGACCCCCGAAAGATGATGAGCGAAATCGTTCGCGTTTGTAAGCCAGGCGGACGAATCCTGTTGATCAACCATTTCCGAAGCGAAAACCCGTTGATCGCCCGCGTCGTCGATTCAGCCGGCAACATCACCAAGCGATTGGGATGGCGAACGGACTTGAACATCGATGAAGTGATCAGCGACCTGCCACTCCGTTTGGACGATTGCTACAAGACCAGCAAGTTGTCGCTCTTCACGGTGATGAAAGCCACCTGCAAACCAGAATTGGCTACCGCCTAG